Proteins from one Cryptomeria japonica chromosome 4, Sugi_1.0, whole genome shotgun sequence genomic window:
- the LOC131075850 gene encoding uncharacterized protein LOC131075850 has protein sequence MESSRRFVNLNVSREVFKLVIVNNEENDNEQKKSFIDGYKTRPISMEGVTLIDAAKSWIYNPRRRDKWADFCLSDLLLYKPFCNIERDIGHDNDSIKAKWESFNDNPWHVERIITLQNVEATSDFENEENGTIQQNTIEHEWEIISRLHDSQHMQHSEIDMLGKRDIDRSADWSNEYQGEEYTVGAINFISNMKEHGCLIYDDIPQCINYTTLSDKQQKAVNIIMTHYYSNREGMHLFMIIQGTTGTGKSYLIGAINQSFQNATMPCHSLLLLLAPTGVVAFNIGASIVHSKLKIPIRDFSELEGTRLTSFQEEMPHIKYILIDEMSFIGQNMLENTDSRLRQAFPQSADMSFAYKVFRQDGENIQQQRFRQLLTNLRDANPKIDDWRLLMMITPISLDVASNNDFDNAVHLFSTNENVHNHNKRMLYSLNHPIACSLAARARSVNTIEDCSNDELDLDLLISKNSRVMLNSNLWIKAGLVN, from the exons ATGGAGAGCAGTAGAAGATTTGTTAATCTAAATGTGTCACGTGAAGTTTTCAAACTTGTAATAGTAAATAATGAGGAGAATGATAATGAACAAAAAAAATCTTTCATTGATGGATATAAAACAAGGCCTATTTCTATGGAAGgtgtcacattgattgatgcagCCAAATCATGGATATACAATCCTAGAAGAAGAG atAAATGGGCTGACTTCTGTTTATCAGATTTATTACTCTACAAACCATTCTGTAACATTGAAAGAGATATTGGTCATGACAATGACTCCATAAAAGCAAAATGGGAGTCATTTAATGATAATCCTTGGCATGTGGAAAGAATTATAACTTTACAAAATGTTGAAGCTACCAGTGATTTTGAAAATGAAGAAAATGGAACTATTCAACAAAATACTATAGAGCATGAATGGGAGATTATATCTAGACTTCATGACAGTCAACATATGCAACATTctgaaatagatatgttgggaaAAAGGGACATTGATAGAAGTGCAGATTGGTCTAATGAATATCAAGGTGAAGAGTACACAGTTGGAGCAATCAATTTTATAAGCAACATGAAGGAGCATGGATGTCTCATCTATGATGATATACCACAATGCATCAACTACACAACCCTcagtgataaacaacaaaaggcaGTCAACATAATTATGACACATTATTATAGCAATCGAGAAGGGATGCATTTGTTCATGATAATTCAAGGAACAACAGGAACAGGAAAATCATATCTGATTGGTGCCATTAATCAATCTTTTCAAAATGCAACAATGCCATGTCATTCTCTCCTTCTATTACTTGCACCAACAGGAGTTGTAGCCTTCAATATAGGAGCCTCTATAGTTCATTCAAAACTAAAAATTCCAATAAGAGATTTTTCTGAACTAGAAGGAACAAGGCTTACAAGTTTTCAAGAAGAAATGCCACATATCAAAtatattttgattgatgaaatgagcttcattggtcaaAACATGTTGGAGAATACAGATTCTCGACTTAGACAAGCATTCCCACAAAGTGCAGACATGAGCTTTGCAT ATAAAGTATTCAGACAAGATGGAGAAAACATTCAGCAACAAAGGTTTcgtcaacttttgacaaatctaagagatgcaaaccCAAAAATTGATGACTGGAGGTTGCTAATGATGATAACCCCTATTAGCTTAGATGTTGCAAGCAACAATGATTTTGACAATGCTGTCCACTTGTTCTCTACAAATGAAAATGTTCATAATCACAATAAGAGAATGCTATATTCATTGAACCATCCCATTGCATGTAGTCTTGCAGCAAGAGCAAGAAGTGTTAATACAATAGAGGATTGTTCAAATGATGAACTTGATCtagatttgttgatcagtaagaaTTCAAGGGTGATGCTGAATTCAAATCTTTGGATAAAAGCAGGTCTTGTAAATTGA